The Pigmentiphaga aceris DNA segment CCGCTGCAAGACATCGCCCGCCTGACGCGCGCTCTCGGCGGACGCCTGCATGTCGATGTTCACAGCGCGCATCGCATCTGCTGCCTGGCTGGTCTTGGTCTGCACCCCGCTGATCACCTGCGCGATCTGCGTGGTCGACACCTTGGTGCGCTCGGCCAGGCGGCGCACTTCGTCAGCCACCACCGAGAACCCACGTCCGCCCTCACCCGCCCGCGCGGCTTCAATGGCAGCATTTAGCGCCAGCAGATTGGTCTGTTCGGCGATTTCCTGAATGGTCTTGATGACCTCTGAGATCTCGCGCGACGAGGTCTCCAGTTCCTGCACCACATCGGCAGATGCGGTCACACGGCCAGCCAGCGTCTCGATCCCGCTGACGGTGGTCCGCACCACGGCAGCGCCTTCATTGGCGGCACCGCTGGACGCTTGCGAGAAGGTATTGGCGTCACGGCTGCTGTCAGCAATCTGCGAAATCGATACGGTCAATTGTTCAACCGCTGCGGCCACGCCGCTGGCGGCGTCGGACTGCACTTCCGTACTGCGGCCGATCTGTGCCAGGGCATCCAGCGTCTGGGTCGATGCCGCCGCAACTTGCGACCCGGTGGCACCCATCTGCTGCGCCAACAGCGCAATGCGCGCACGGGTGGCATTGATGCGGTCGGCCATGATGTGAATTTCATTGGACGACTTGGCCGGGCCCGCAGGCACGTCTACCCGCAGATCGCCGTCACCCAGACGCGTGATGCCGGCAACCACTTCGCGCACCGGGCGCAGGGTGCTGGCGGTGCGCCAGTAGATCAGCGCGCCGGTCAGCAGGCCGCCCAGCAGCATCACGCCAATCATCAGCGCGATGTCTTGATAAGAGTCGCTCAGGAATGCCTTCTCCGGGCCGACTGCGATCACCGTCCAGCCCCAGCCCGGCACGTTCAGATACGACATAATCTGGGGCTCGCCGCCCAGCGTTACGTCCATTACGCCGCGCTTTCCCTCACCAGCCAGCGACTGCAGCAAGGCAAGGTCTGGCCCGCTCATGACGGCATCGACCGACTTGCCTTTGTGTTGCGGATGAACCAGAAAGCGGCGGCCCTTACCGTCTGCCGTCGGTGCGATCACCCACATCTTGCCGTGTCCGGCAACCGTGCTGCGGGCCACCGATGCCAGCACATCGCTCACCTCGCGGCTGACGTCGATAATGACGGCAAAGCCACCGTAGGTGGATCCATCCATACCGCTCAATGGCTGCGCATAGGCCGCGTAGAATCGGCCGTCGCGTTCCATCAAGCCCGCGCCCTCTTCACCCTTGGTGAGCGTGTTCGCCAGGAATTCATCGTGGGGCAGCGCCGTGCCAGCCATGGAAATGCCGTTGGCGTCCTTCAACAGCGTCGCTGCACGCAGCCACTCGCCGTTGTGCCGCACCAGCACCGAGCTGTCAGCACCGGTGTAGCGGCGAATCGTCTCGAGCGGTTTGCTGTCGTTGTTGACGACCTTGCCTTCCGCCGTCAGCGTGGGCAGTTCAACGTTGCCACTGCGTGTGCTGCTGCCGTCAGGGATCGGCAGGCCACCGTATTCGTTTTGCATCAGGGGCGCCAGCACCTGCGCTCGCTCGACCGCGGCATTGTAGGAAAGCATCAGGCTTTCCTGGACCAGAGTCAGCACAGCGCTCATTTCGCGCTGTATTTCACGCTCGCTGGCTGCCAACGAACGCCAAGCCACCACGCCTGCGGTGACAGCCATTACCAACACGCTGGTAGCCAGCGACGCGACCAGAACCTGCGTGGCCAGCGAACGACGGCTAATGCGGTCTAAGAAAAACATCTGTGCTCCATAAAACCGTTTGGGATAACCACGCTTGATCCCGACTGATGTGTTTACGGCGCAAACAGTGAAATATTAAGGAAAGCGATATACAGGGAAACCCCTATCAGCCAATTGGCTTAGGTCGTTTTGCATATTGGAATTAATAAATGCGAAACAGTCGGGCACTGTGATGCAGGTCAATGCATGACCGCAGCCACCATGGCTCAGCCGATGGTGCTTGTCGAATCAGAGGGGGGCGATGCAGAGATGTGGTGCACCACGTACAGGGCGCATCAGTGGCCCTGCCGCAGTAACACGCACTGGATGGTCAGGATTCGCGCGACGCCTGCCAGTGACAGGCTGCGCGATCCGGTGACGAGATTGCGAAAGCGCTTACTGACGAACCTTCAGGTCGCCCGGCAGGCTGTGCAGATATGCGGCAACGTCTTCCACGTCCTTGGCGGACAGCTGGATCGCGAAGGCACCCATGATCGGATTCTTGCGGATATTGGCAGTCGGCGAGGCACCGGCCTGGCCACGCTGATAGGCGCGCAATGCGTGCACCAGGTAGTCCTCGTGCTGACCGGCCAGCTTGGGGTAGCTGGGATCGGTGCCAGTCTTGGCGTCCACGCCGTGGCACGATGCACAGTTGACACGTTTGTAGACGGCTTCACCCGCCACCTTGTCGCCCGCACAGGCAACTGCACCCGTGGCAGACAGCACCAGGCCAGCGAGCACAATGGAAATGCGCTTCATCGTATGTGCCCCGCTCACTTCAAGTTGGAATAGTAGGCAGCGACGTCGGCAATGTCCTGCTCGGACAAGCTCTTGGCGATGCCGACCATGGTGAGGTGCGAGCGGGCACCGCTCTTGTACTCACTCAAGGCCATTTCAAGGTACTTGGCGTTCTGCCCGGCGATCATGGGCACGCTGTACACCTCGGGGAAGCTGGAGCGATAACCTGGCAGGCCGTGACAGCCGATGCACATCGACACCTTGTTGCGCGCGGCGTCGACGTTGCCAACCACGGGGCCGGGGGCGGCAGGCGCAGCGGCTGGCGTTGGCGCCGGAGCAGTTGCTGGGGGGGCTGCTGGGGTAGCTTGGGCAAAGGCCGAGCCACCGATTGCACAGGTGCCAATCAGCGAGGCAAACGCAAGCGCGGATATTCGGCGGGAAATGCTTCGGTTTGAGATGCGCGACTTCATCAGAGGCCTGTGGAATCGAAAGGAAGAGCGCGGATTAAGGCGTGGCAGAAAAAGCGGCCAAACCAGAAAATCCGGGAAAACCCGAGTAAAAACGGGGAATACGCAGCGTACTCAGCGTAATACGCATAAACCTGTGCAGCGCTGGAGCCCGCCGATTGTAATGGACTTCATCTGAAACCGTCCAACAAGCATGCCGCAGGCACGGACTTATACTGAAGCAAAACCCATCTTCACGTCGGCTATTTTTCGAATCGGTTTGCCCATGACACAGACGCACGCCTCCGCTTTGCCCAAGCCCCGTTTCGAGGGCACAGACAGTTATGTCGCCACGCCCGACCTCAGACTCGCGGTAAATGCCGCGCTGACGCTGGGGCGGCCCCTGCTGATCAAGGGTGAACCCGGTACCGGCAAAACCATGCTGGCCGAAGAAGTTGCCCGTGCGCTGGGTCGTCCATTATTGCAATGGCATATCAAATCGACCACCAAGGCACATCAGGGATTGTATGAATACGATGCCGTGTCGCGGCTGCGCGACTCGCAGCTGGGTGACGGACGTGTCCACGATATTCACAACTACATATTGCGCGGCGTGCTGTGGCAAGCATTCGATGCCGATGAACCGGTGGTGCTGCTGATCGACGAAGTCGATAAAGCCGATATTGAATTCCCCAACGACTTGCTGCGCGAGCTCGATCGCATGGAATTTCATGTGTACGAAACACGGCAAACCGTGCGTGCGCGTCATCGCCCGCTGGTGGTGATCACGTCCAACAACGAAAAAGACCTGCCTGACGCCTTCCTGCGCCGATGCTTCTTCCACTACATCCGCTTCCCCGACAAGGAAACGATGGCCCAGATTGTGGACGTGCATTTCCCCACGCTGAAGAAAGAGCTGCTGCAAGCCGCGCTCGACAGCTTCTTTGCGCTGCGTGACGTGCCCGGCATCAAGAAGAAGCCGTCTACGTCGGAACTGCTGGACTGGTTGAAGCTGCTGCTGGCCGAAGACATTCCGCCAGAGGCCTTGAGAAGTGACGACCAGAACGCGATCATCCCGCCCTTGCATGGTGCCCTGTTGAAAAACGAACAAGACCTGCACCTGTTCGAGCGCCTGGTGCTGATGGCACGCAACGGC contains these protein-coding regions:
- a CDS encoding methyl-accepting chemotaxis protein; translation: MFFLDRISRRSLATQVLVASLATSVLVMAVTAGVVAWRSLAASEREIQREMSAVLTLVQESLMLSYNAAVERAQVLAPLMQNEYGGLPIPDGSSTRSGNVELPTLTAEGKVVNNDSKPLETIRRYTGADSSVLVRHNGEWLRAATLLKDANGISMAGTALPHDEFLANTLTKGEEGAGLMERDGRFYAAYAQPLSGMDGSTYGGFAVIIDVSREVSDVLASVARSTVAGHGKMWVIAPTADGKGRRFLVHPQHKGKSVDAVMSGPDLALLQSLAGEGKRGVMDVTLGGEPQIMSYLNVPGWGWTVIAVGPEKAFLSDSYQDIALMIGVMLLGGLLTGALIYWRTASTLRPVREVVAGITRLGDGDLRVDVPAGPAKSSNEIHIMADRINATRARIALLAQQMGATGSQVAAASTQTLDALAQIGRSTEVQSDAASGVAAAVEQLTVSISQIADSSRDANTFSQASSGAANEGAAVVRTTVSGIETLAGRVTASADVVQELETSSREISEVIKTIQEIAEQTNLLALNAAIEAARAGEGGRGFSVVADEVRRLAERTKVSTTQIAQVISGVQTKTSQAADAMRAVNIDMQASAESARQAGDVLQRIREAAARTAAVVADISNAAAEQKSASEQIASRVEQIAQHTEESAAAVQQSVAAGESLQDQARELDSTIRTLRT
- a CDS encoding c-type cytochrome encodes the protein MKRISIVLAGLVLSATGAVACAGDKVAGEAVYKRVNCASCHGVDAKTGTDPSYPKLAGQHEDYLVHALRAYQRGQAGASPTANIRKNPIMGAFAIQLSAKDVEDVAAYLHSLPGDLKVRQ
- a CDS encoding AAA family ATPase, which codes for MTQTHASALPKPRFEGTDSYVATPDLRLAVNAALTLGRPLLIKGEPGTGKTMLAEEVARALGRPLLQWHIKSTTKAHQGLYEYDAVSRLRDSQLGDGRVHDIHNYILRGVLWQAFDADEPVVLLIDEVDKADIEFPNDLLRELDRMEFHVYETRQTVRARHRPLVVITSNNEKDLPDAFLRRCFFHYIRFPDKETMAQIVDVHFPTLKKELLQAALDSFFALRDVPGIKKKPSTSELLDWLKLLLAEDIPPEALRSDDQNAIIPPLHGALLKNEQDLHLFERLVLMARNGRR
- a CDS encoding c-type cytochrome → MKSRISNRSISRRISALAFASLIGTCAIGGSAFAQATPAAPPATAPAPTPAAAPAAPGPVVGNVDAARNKVSMCIGCHGLPGYRSSFPEVYSVPMIAGQNAKYLEMALSEYKSGARSHLTMVGIAKSLSEQDIADVAAYYSNLK